The Camelina sativa cultivar DH55 chromosome 14, Cs, whole genome shotgun sequence genome includes a window with the following:
- the LOC104743612 gene encoding putative zinc finger CCCH domain-containing protein 10: MKETKGQPSKSRPNEFGSRSDEINGRRHETNPKKMENEDSGFGVSEEGQIAGAEYSDAESYTRDNLKKRVSDVEMQRRSHETEWILWQMVKKTKARTADLRERESKMMLDERTHGIYEHVLSSAYPTRPGEKVCAFYQTHRLCGYGSECRFNHPPLHELSKMIGQKPDCKFFKRGACRKGSDCLFYHPKEMDVGEQGRTPSLKPNDSERRYKTKSTYWQEKRVRKQNQKKEDFGFGINEVGQFRDHQGSNKDAQGIQLQQRHKDVEMRKRSRTPVRRASESRERFGGRSPRRHELGYFKCARDFQMNCIKVQDNLQKLSMGNIKRQRGEVQENLKQPRFQDISDNYNVDAQQNRQEKKKNIENERRVARLRIEQIRPTALFDEWSRPKELMINMGFTVT, translated from the exons ATGAAAGAAACAAAG GGACAACCTTCGAAATCGAGACCAAATGAATTTGGAAGTAGATCTGATGAGATAAATGGTAGGAGACATGAAACAAATCCAAAGAAAATG GAGAATGAAGACTCGGGTTTTGGAGTAAGCGAAGAGGGTCAGATCGCTGGTGCCGAATATTCAGATGCAGAGTCATACACGAGAGATAATCTGAAGAAAAGAGTAAGTGATGTTGAGATGCAAAGGAGAAGCCATGAAACAGAGTGGATACTATGgcaaatggttaaaaaaactAAG GCTAGAACTGCGGATTTGAGAGAAAGGGAATCCAAAATGATGCTTGATGAAAGAACTCATGGGATATATGAACATGTGTTATCGAGTGCGTATCCAACTCGTCCAGGTGAAAAAGTTTGTGCGTTTTATCAAACACATCGTCTGTGTGGTTATGGAAGCGAGTGTCGTTTCAATCATCCTCCTCTACat GAGCTTTCAAAAATGATTGGTCAGAAGCCGGATTGTAAG TTTTTTAAGAGAGGAGCTTGTCGGAAAGGTTCAGATTGTCTATTCTATCACCCAAAGGAAATGGATGTTGGAGAACAG GGTAGAACTCCGAGTTTGAAACCTAATGATTCAGAGAGGAGGTACAAAACAAAGTCAACATACTGGCAAGAGAAGAGGGTAAGGAAACAAAaccagaagaaagaagattttgGATTTGGAATTAACGAAGTGGGTCAGTTTCGTGATCACCAAGGCTCTAACAAGGACGCGCAAGGGATTCAGCTACAACAAAGACATAAAGATGTTGAGATGAGGAAGAGG TCTAGAACTCCGGTTCGGAGAGCCAGTGAATCAAGAGAAAGGTTTGGAGGTAGATCACCAAGACGCCATGAGTTGGGATATTTCAAGTGTGCAAGG GATTTTCAAATGAATTGCATCAAAGTTCAAGACAATCTTCAGAAACTAAGTATGGGGAACATCAAGAGGCAGAGGGGAGAGGttcaagaaaatttaaaacaacCGAGGTTTCAg GACATATCAGATAACTACAATGTAGATGCTCAACAGAATCggcaagaaaaaaagaaaaacattgaaaacGAGAGAAGAGTAGCTCGTTTGAGAATTGAACAG atccgACCCACAGCTTTGTTTGACGAGTGGAGCCGACCCAAAGAATTGATGATAAACATGGGGTTTACAGTAACTTAA
- the LOC104741547 gene encoding eukaryotic translation initiation factor 4E-3-like: MVVEDSSVSTMMAAENIDPNTPTNILKEKHVPAIKAISSGKDEGPSKEKSILSGGNYYASKKSTTVIQKSYMFQNSWAFWFDTPSKSNQVTWGSSLRSLYTFSSIEEFWSLYNNIHPPTKWVPGADLYCFKHKIDPKWEDPTCANGGKWTMMFPKATLESNWLNTLLALVGEQFDHGDEICGAVLNFRARGDRISIWTKNATDEDAQLSIGKQWKELLGYNDTIGFIVHEDAKTLGRDAKDRYTV, translated from the exons ATGGTGGTTGAAGATTCTTCAGTATCGACGATGATGGCTGCAGAGAACATCGATCCTAACACCCCGACGAACATCCTTAAAGAGAAGCATGTCCCGGCGATTAAGGCTATCTCCTCCGGCAAAGATGAAGGTCCGTCGAAGGAGAAATCGATTCTTTCCGGTGGGAACTACTACGCGTCGAAGAAATCAACCACCGTAATCCAGAAATCGTACATGTTCCAGAATTCTTGGGCATTTTGGTTCGACACTCCTTCGAAATCGAATCAAGTCACATGGGGAAGCTCTTTGAGATCTTTGTATACATTCTCTTCTATCGAGGAGTTCTGGAG TCTTTACAATAACATTCATCCTCCAACCAAGTGGGTTCCAGGGGCCGATCTCTACTGCTTCAAACATAAGATTGATCCGAAATGGGAAGATCCTACCTGTGCTAATGGAGGCAAATGGACTATGATGTTCCCTAAAGCTACACTAGAATCCAATTGGCTTAACACG TTACTTGCGTTAGTTGGTGAGCAATTTGACCACGGGGATGAGATTTGCGGGGCAGTTTTGAACTTCAGAGCAAGAGGGGACAGGATCTCTATATGGACAAAGAACGCTACAGATGAGGATGCTcag CTAAGCATTGGAAAGCAGTGGAAGGAACTTCTTGGTTACAATGACACAATCGGATTTATAGTTCAT gAGGATGCAAAAACTCTTGGTCGTGATGCTAAAGATCGATATACTGTATGA
- the LOC104743610 gene encoding eukaryotic translation initiation factor 4E-3-like → MVVVEDSSVSTIMAAENIDPNTPTKPRLKEKHVPAIKGAISGEEEVLSKEKSILSGGNDYASKKSTTVIKKSHLFQNSWAFWFDTPSSKSNQVTWGSSLRSLYKFSSIEEFWSLYNNIHSPTKWVPGADLYCFKHKIEPKWEDPICANGGKWTMMFPKATLESNWLNTLLALVGEQFDQGDEICGAVLNFRMRGDKISLWTKNAANEDAQLSIGKQWKELLGYDETIGFIVHEDAKTLGRDAKDRYTV, encoded by the exons ATGGTGGTGGTTGAAGATTCTTCAGTATCGACGATTATGGCCGCAGAGAACATCGATCCTAACACCCCGACGAAACCTCGCCTTAAAGAGAAGCATGTTCCGGCGATTAAGGGGGCTATCTCCGGCGAAGAGGAAGTTCTGTCGAAGGAGAAATCGATCCTTTCCGGTGGGAACGACTACGCGTCGAAGAAATCAACCACCGTAATCAAGAAATCGCACTTGTTCCAGAATTCTTGGGCATTTTGGTTCGATACTCCATCTTCCAAATCGAATCAAGTCACATGGGGAAGCTCTTTGAGATCGTTGTACAAATTCTCTTCTATCGAAGAGTTCTGGAG TCTTTACAATAACATCCATTCTCCAACCAAGTGGGTTCCTGGGGCAGATCTCTACTGCTtcaaacataagattgaaccaaaatGGGAAGATCCTATCTGTGCTAATGGAGGGAAGTGGACTATGATGTTCCCTAAAGCTACACTAGAATCCAATTGGCTTAACACG TTACTTGCGTTGGTTGGTGAGCAATTTGATCAAGGAGATGAGATTTGTGGGGCAGTTTTGAACTTCAGGATGAGAGGAGACAAGATCTCTCTGTGGACAAAGAACGCTGCAAATGAGGACGCTCAG CTAAGCATTGGAAAGCAGTGGAAGGAACTTCTTGGCTACGATGAGACAATTGGATTCATAGTTCAT GAGGATGCAAAAACTCTTGGTCGTGATGCTAAAGATCGATATACTGTATGA
- the LOC104741549 gene encoding exonuclease 1-like → MGIQGLLPLLKSIMVPVHIKDLEGCIVAVDTYSWLHKGALSCSRELCKGLPTKRHIQYCMHRVNLLRHHGVKPILVFDGGPLPMKLEQENKRARSRKENLARALEHEANGNSSAAYECYSKAVDISPSIAHELIQVLRQENVDYVVAPYEADAQMTFLAINNQVDAIITEDSDLIPFGCPRIIFKMDKFGHGVEFQASKLPKNKDLCLSGFSSQMLLEMCILSGCDYLQSLPGMGLKRAHALITKFKSYDRVIKHLKYSTVSVPPGYEESFKRALLTFKHQRVYDPKTEDIMHLSGFSDNLGENSDFVGPLMPQDIAKGIALGQLDPFTQLPFQAESVTPKLTVDDMSRPKSFKPEILKKKLDLPVQKNLLTKYFCFASIEAKRKFKAPRISPMSLTPTDESPSTPEDNTPDVDALSSQTTNESPGYSFGENACASKVAEKRVSPDNDAKERNQKDRDHKYVKEEVARPKIDSLKVVVRSKYFKHKQEDKSLKQSIPCLNDCSVIGQKKTVKNVINMSSASIREEGDRAIATSPCFDHERIYNGHVDAKEASFSAMNEVAERTTNIHKIDHQIDKDEQNPSIEIRSAFSTPENVIPLSSFATNSFHGAATGKRKHDSDEYLQKENLSSKHMRMDETDTETSSETNDVEKFGSNISHIGHYSEIAEKSVEKFVSAISSFRYSVSGSRASGLRAPLKDIRNTCPSSNGLLSPKPDFSKFGYTSNNQDTITKSRRL, encoded by the exons ATGGGTATTCAAGGGCTTTTGCCGTTGCTGAAATCGATAATGGTACCGGTTCATATCAAGGATCTTGAGGGTTGTATCGTCGCCGTTGATACATATTCATGGCTACACAAAGGAGCTTTATCTTGTAGCCGAGAGCTCTGCAAGGGCTTACCCACCAAGAg GCATATTCAATATTGTATGCATAGAGTGAATTTACTCCGCCATCATGGAGTGAAGCCTATCCTGGTTTTTGATGGAGGTCCGTTACCGATGAAACTAGAACAAGAGAATAAGCGTGCTAG GTCTAGAAAGGAAAATCTTGCACGTGCATTGGAGCATGAAGCAAATGGAAACTCCTCTGCTGCTTATGAGTGCTATTCGAAGGCTGTTGACATTTCACCTTCTATTGCACATGAGTTGATACAG GTTCTGAGGCAGGAGAATGTAGACTATGTTGTTGCTCCTTATGAAGCTGATGCGCAGATGACATTCTTAGCTATTAATAATCAAGTTGATGCGATTATTACTGAGGATTCTGATCTCATACCTTTTGGCTGCCCAAGA ATCATTTTTAAAATGGACAAGTTTGGTCATGGTGTTGAGTTCCAAGCCTCCAAGCTACCCAAAAATAAAGATCTCTGTCTTTCGGGATTTTCAAGCCAAATGCTTCTTGAAATGTGCATATTAAGTGGCTGCGATTATTtgcaatcacttccaggaatgGGACTCAAAAGAGCTCATGCTCTCATTACGAAGTTCAAAAGCTATGACAGG GTAATTAAGCACTTAAAGTACAGCACAGTTTCAGTTCCTCCTGGTTATGAAGAGTCATTCAAGAGAGCTTTACTGACTTTCAAGCATCAACGTGTCTATGACCCAAAAACTGAAGATATTATGCACTTGTCTGGCTTTTCTGATAACCTTGGTGAAAATTCAGATTTTGTTGGCCC ATTAATGCCACAAGATATTGCTAAAGGTATAGCACTAGGCCAGCTTGATCCATTCACACAGTTGCCATTCCAG GCTGAGAGTGTTACTCCTAAATTGACTGTTGATGATATGTCCCGTCCCAAAAGTTTCAAACCTGAAATTCTGAAGAAAAAGCTTGATTTGCCAGTCCAGAAAAATCTTCTCACGAAGTATTTCT GCTTTGCATCGATTGAGGCCAAAAGGAAATTCAAGGCTCCTAGGATATCACCAATGTCTCTAACCCCAACTGATGAGTCTCCAAGCACTCCTGAGGATAACACACCAGATGTAGATGCTCTTTCAAGTCAGACAACAAATGAATCCCCGGGTTATAGCTTT GGTGAGAATGCATGTGCTAGCAAAGTTGCAGAGAAAAGAGTTTCACCCGACAACG ATGCAAAGGAAAGGAATCAAAAGGACCGTGATCATAAGTACGTCAAGGAGGAAGTGGCGAGACCGAAGATAGATAGTTTGAAGGTTGTAGTAAGGAGCAAGTATTTTAAGCACAAGCAGGAAGACAAAAGTCTTAAACAATCGATCCCATGTCTCAATGATTGCTCTGTGATTGGTCAGAAAAAGACTGTTAAAAATGTGATAAACATGTCAAGCGCCTCTATAAGAGAAGAGGGTGACAGAGCTATAGCAACAAGTCCATGTTTCGATCATGAGCGAATCTACAACGGTCATGTAGATGCCAAAGAAGCGAGTTTTTCTGCCATGAATGAGGTGGCTGAGAGAACAACAAACATCCACAAGATAGACCATCAGATCGATAAAGATGAACAGAACCCATCCATTGAGATCCGTTCTGCCTTTAGTACTCCCGAGAATGTTATACCTCTCTCTTCCTTTGCTACTAATAGTTTTCATGGAGCTGCAACAGGGAAGAGAAAGCATGACTCAGATGAATATCTTCAGAAG GAAAATTTGAGTTCCAAGCACATGCGCATGGATGAAACTGATACTG AAACATCATCTGAAACCAACGATGTTGAGAAGTTTGGATCAAACATATCACATATTGGGCATTACTCAGAAATAGCAGAGAAATCAGTGGAAAAATTTGTCTCAGCTATATCATCTTTCAGATATTCTGTGTCCGGCTCTCGTGCTAGTGGTCTCCGTGCACCTCTCAAAGATATCCGCAACACTTGTCCATCTTCTAATGG GTTGTTATCTCCTAAACCAGACTTCAGCAAGTTTGGTTATACGTCAAACAACCAAGACACGATAACAAAGTCAAGACGATTGTGA
- the LOC104741546 gene encoding uncharacterized protein LOC104741546 — protein MRATGSLVTFNQKIMRRCKNLLIRITKSCPRRHYRHLKLEKDSSSSSSSSSSSGKKATKVLASFFLSFQKKKQKKEKMKRLNELRSFSDAVSDRKASNTTESRTKVFPSNLTPSWLCQGQEVSQGHDPPRDSTSAFLP, from the coding sequence ATGAGAGCCACGGGATCACTAGTTACGTTTAATCAGAAGATAATGCGGCGTTGCAAGAACCTCCTGATCAGAATCACCAAGAGCTGTCCCAGACGCCATTACCGGCATTTGAAACTCGagaaagattcttcttcttcttcctcatcatcatcatcatctgggAAGAAAGCCACAAAAGTGTTGGCTTcattcttcctctctttccagaagaagaagcagaagaaggaaaaaatgaaGCGACTTAACGAACTCAGGAGTTTCTCGGATGCCGTCAGTGATAGGAAGGCATCAAACACTACTGAATCAAGAACGAAAGTATTCCCATCTAATCTCACGCCGTCTTGGCTCTGTCAAGGTCAAGAAGTCTCACAAGGCCATGATCCACCTAGAGACAGCACAAGCGCATTCCTTCCATGA
- the LOC104741550 gene encoding uncharacterized protein LOC104741550: protein MSEEFDESEVIFSDNYFPIRRREDGNEKENRPVGFRENSERVRSKNKSIRSKTTPLPSPFSTSVPMNIPMMRRYSSSSDDEDDDGGRRMVPPHLIVGRRVEGGQMAFSVCTGNGRTLKGRDLSRVRNSVLRLTGFLEA, encoded by the coding sequence ATGTCGGAAGAGTTCGACGAATCTGAGGTTATTTTCTCTGATAACTACTTTCCGATTCGTCGGAGAGAGGATGGGAACGAGAAAGAGAATCGTCCGGTGGGTTTCCGGGAAAACTCTGAGAGAGTGAGGAGCAAGAACAAATCAATAAGGAGCAAAACGACGCCGTTGCCATCACCGTTCTCGACTTCGGTTCCGATGAATATACCGATGATGAGGAGGTATTCGTCGTCGTCCGATGATGAGGATGACGACGGAGGGAGGAGGATGGTACCGCCGCATTTGATAGTTGGACGGAGGGTGGAAGGAGGTCAAATGGCGTTCTCCGTTTGTACAGGTAACGGAAGAACTCTTAAAGGACGAGATCTGAGCCGTGTTCGTAATTCGGTTCTCAGGTTAACCGGATTTTTGGAAGCTTGA
- the LOC104743613 gene encoding uncharacterized protein At4g02000-like encodes MEKDLWDEIQNLALGREDPELLIPNSDYEDVLASNRLSLIARPLNPVDQNLFEVAANLPTAWGLASSVHGRVLDDRFVQFRFQSERDLTSVLRRESWSFHRWFVALQRWDDLPRLDFLTSLDLWVQIRGLPISYVSAKTIRRIARSLGELVQVDFEDSVTNQISFLRVKIRVSITDRFRFFRRVRFQTGDRAMLGFQYKKMEKICTNCCRIMHPTSRCPFEPTNPHHYNNQDDQAHQWINDGIEDPDSAPISQQSSPVAQVPVFVHESQPPHPKKRAGPYFALVFPHFELSGKDESIGSNLEGGSPPKMQSKYEVGECSKRRLNVNPKKELPMKKRASFPDHDREANHQTPNPP; translated from the coding sequence ATGGAGAAAGATCTTTGGGATGAGATTCAAAATTTAGCACTAGGGAGAGAAGATCCAGAGCTCCTTATCCCAAACTCAGATTACGAAGATGTCCTAGCAAGTAACAGGCTTAGCTTGATAGCTCGACCACTTAATCCTGTGGATCAGAATCTGTTTGAAGTGGCGGCTAACCTTCCTACAGCATGGGGACTAGCATCTTCGGTTCATGGCAGAGTTCTCGATGACCGTTTTGTCCAGTTTCGATTCCAGTCTGAAAGAGATCTGACATCAGTACTACGTCGGGAATCATGGAGCTTTCATAGATGGTTTGTTGCCTTGCAAAGGTGGGATGACTTACCTCGTTTGGATTTCTTAACCTCTTTAGATCTTTGGGTTCAAATCAGGGGTCTTCCTATCTCCTATGTTTCTGCTAAAACTATACGCAGAATAGCTCGATCCCTAGGGGAATTAGTGCAGGTGGACTTTGAAGATTCAGTTACCAACCAGATTTCATTCCTCCGAGTGAAAATCAGGGTTTCCATAACTGATCGCTTTAGGTTTTTTAGAAGGGTGAGATTTCAAACAGGTGACAGAGCCATGCTAGGATTTCAGTacaagaagatggaaaaaaTATGTACTAATTGCTGCAGGATTATGCACCCTACCTCTCGATGCCCCTTTGAGCCTACCAATCCACATCATTACAACAACCAAGATGATCAAGCTCATCAATGGATAAATGATGGAATCGAGGATCCGGATTCAGCCCCTATCTCCCAACAATCAAGTCCTGTTGCTCAAGTTCCCGTCTTCGTTCATGAGAGCCAACCTCCTCATCCCAAGAAACGAGCAGGTCCTTACTTTGCCTTAGTCTTTCCCCACTTTGAGCTCTCGGGCAAAGATGAGTCCATTGGATCAAATCTCGAAGGAGGATCTCCTCCCAAGATGCAGTCTAAGTATGAAGTAGGAGAATGCTCAAAAAGAAGACTGAATGTTAACCCAAAGAAGGAACTCCCAATGAAGAAGAGAGCAAGTTTTCCGGACCATGACAGAGAAGCTAATCATCAAACACCTAACCCTCCTTGA